The DNA segment GTGAAGGACGTCGGGGAGGGGTTGGCACCATCGTTGGCGCCGACGAAGCCGAAGGTGGCGGAGGTGCCGCCGTGCGGGGCGAGTTCGGCGTTGGAGTCGGTGCTGGTCACATGGACGTGCCGCCCGTCGCCGGTGACGTTCGCGTTCCACGAGGAGGAGACCGACTGCCCGGCCGACGGCCAGTCGAAGGTCAGGGTCCAGCCCTTGATGTCCGTAGAGCCGACGTTGCTCACCACCACGTCGGAGACGAAGCCGTTGCCCCATCCGGAGGTCACCTGGTACGAGACGGTGCAGGTGCTGTCGTCCGGGGTGCCGGTGGTGAAGGTCAGCGGGGCGGAGGGCCGGGAGAGACGTCCCGCCTGGTCGCGGGCCAGCACATTGACGGTGTGCCGGGAGCCGGGCGGCAGGTTGGAGAGCGTGACGGAGGTGCCGGTGGACGAGCCGAGCAGCTGGATGCCGGTGCCGAGCTGCTCGTAGACCTCGTACCGGTCCACCGCGCCGGTCGCGGCCGGCCAGCTCAGGGTGGCGGTGTGGGCGCCGACCGCGGTGGTCCGTGGGGTGCCGGGGGCGCCGACGGCGGCGGAGCCCGTGCCGCTCTGCGGGTGCAGGGTCAGCACGGTGACGGAGTACGGCGCGAGGGTCACCGATCCGGCCGTGGCGGTGCCGGTCTCGTCCACCAGGCCGTCGTCCCCGGGTGCCCAGCGCTGGACCCCGGGGGCGCCGGAGCCGGCGGTGAAGCCCTGGTACCGCAGGTCCACGGTGTGTTCGGTGCCGGCGCTCCTGTTCAGCAGCAGGAGCCCGAGGTCGCCGTCGGACCGCAGCACCGCGTGCGCGGAGACCTCGGAGCCGGAGGCGGCGGAGGCCACCATGGTGTCGCCGGGGTCGCTGAGCGCGCCGAGCGTCTCGATGCCGTAGTACGGCGCGAAGGGGGTGTTCACGGCGGGCTCGCAGACGCCGCCGGAGCAACTGCCGTTCGACAGCATGCCCATGTCGCCGTAGTCGGTCTCGCCGCCCACGGTGCCGATGCTGCCCGCGCTGTTGTGGGTGTCCCACCAGTCCACGGTGAACACGCCGTTCTCCAGCGCGGTCATCATGGCCTCGGCGGCGAACAGGCCGTTGGGGCGGCTGGTGAAGGCGCCGGAGCCGGAGTTGGAGTTCACCTCGGTCATCGCGATGCCGATGTGCGCGGAGTCGGCGCCCGCGTACCGGTCCACCAGGTCGCGCACCTCGTGCAGCTCGCCGGGCAACTGCCGTACGGCGGCCAGCGACTGGTCACCGTCGCTGGTGTTCGGGTACCAGTGGACGCTGACGAAGTCGATGTCGTGGGCGACGGCGGCGAGGACGGTGTGGTTCCAGTCGCCGGTGTCGCCCGCGGCCACCGAGCCGTCGGGCCAGTTGCCGGGCATGGTGAGGACCGCGCCGATCTTGACGGTGGGGTCGACCGCCTTCATGGCGGCGGCGTAGGACTCGACCTCGCGGGCGTACTGGTCCGGGGTCTTGTCGGCGTGCGTGTCGTTCTCCCAGCCGCTGCCGTAGACGCCGTTGCCGTACAGCTCGTTGCCGATCTCCCAGTACCTGGCGCCGTAGCCCTTGGTGATGTTCGCGTACCGGACCCAGTCGGCGGCCTCCTGGGCGGTCCCGGAGCCGTAGTTGGCGATCAGGATCGGCTGGGCGCCGGATGCCTTCACGGTGCCCATGAAGGAGTCGAAGTCGGTGCCGGGGGCGACGTAGCCGCCGGGCGCGGTGTTGTCGGCCCAGTGGTAGAGGTCGGCGTAGGAGCCGCCCGGGTAGCGCAGTGCGCCGATCCCCGCGGCCCGGTAGAGGGGGGCCACCCCGGGGTCGTTCATGTACGCGTCCCAGACCGCGGTGTTGGCGCCGAGCGCGGTGGACGTGACCGTGCCCAGACCCGCGTTCGCGTCGACCGTGACCGTGGTGTCGCCGGCGGCGGCCGCGCCGGCGGAGGCGGACGTGGCGAGCGGCACGAGCGCGGCCGCCAGGGCCAGGGCGGCCGAGGCCATGACGGCGAGCGGGCCGCGCGGCCCGTCCGTTCTCCTGCGGGCTGTTCTCCTGCGGAACGG comes from the Streptomyces sp. SUK 48 genome and includes:
- a CDS encoding cellulose binding domain-containing protein yields the protein MPFRRRTARRRTDGPRGPLAVMASAALALAAALVPLATSASAGAAAAGDTTVTVDANAGLGTVTSTALGANTAVWDAYMNDPGVAPLYRAAGIGALRYPGGSYADLYHWADNTAPGGYVAPGTDFDSFMGTVKASGAQPILIANYGSGTAQEAADWVRYANITKGYGARYWEIGNELYGNGVYGSGWENDTHADKTPDQYAREVESYAAAMKAVDPTVKIGAVLTMPGNWPDGSVAAGDTGDWNHTVLAAVAHDIDFVSVHWYPNTSDGDQSLAAVRQLPGELHEVRDLVDRYAGADSAHIGIAMTEVNSNSGSGAFTSRPNGLFAAEAMMTALENGVFTVDWWDTHNSAGSIGTVGGETDYGDMGMLSNGSCSGGVCEPAVNTPFAPYYGIETLGALSDPGDTMVASAASGSEVSAHAVLRSDGDLGLLLLNRSAGTEHTVDLRYQGFTAGSGAPGVQRWAPGDDGLVDETGTATAGSVTLAPYSVTVLTLHPQSGTGSAAVGAPGTPRTTAVGAHTATLSWPAATGAVDRYEVYEQLGTGIQLLGSSTGTSVTLSNLPPGSRHTVNVLARDQAGRLSRPSAPLTFTTGTPDDSTCTVSYQVTSGWGNGFVSDVVVSNVGSTDIKGWTLTFDWPSAGQSVSSSWNANVTGDGRHVHVTSTDSNAELAPHGGTSATFGFVGANDGANPSPTSFTLNGTVCRTLS